The sequence below is a genomic window from Desulfurobacterium atlanticum.
TCCCGTTGTAGGCTCATCAAGAAAAAGATAATGAGGACTTGAAATAAGTGCTCTTGCTATAAGGACCTTTCTTTGCTGACCACCTGAAAGATTTTTAAACGGAGTATTTTTCAAATGAGCCATATCAAAAAATTCAAGCCACTCTACAGCCCTTGCTACATCCTTATCTGTAATCTTTTCCAGCCGTTTCTTTTTCATAAACAAACCTGACAAAACCACATCTAAAGCCGTTGCGGGAAAAATTTTTGAATAACTCTCTAACTGTGGAACATAAGAAATAAATTTTTTTTCATCACAACCAACATGGAATGTACAATCAATACCATGGATATAAACCTTACCCTCAACAGGAGGAACTATACCTAAAATTGTTTTCAGAAGCGTTGATTTTCCAGCACCGTTTGGACCAACCACTACCCAGAACTCTCCCTCATCCATAAAAAGAGAAAGCCCCTTTAAAAGGGGCTTTCCTTTATAGCCGATAGCAAGATTTTCTAACGTTATTCCCCAGCGATGCATATTATTTCAGCTCAAACAATTTATCAAACTGGATAAATCCTCTATGAATATAGCCTTTATCTTTTTCTGTAGGCGGAATATAAACAATTGTAGGAGTTGCGTTTATACCTTTCTTAACAAGCTGTGCTCTTATATCTCTATAGAACTTCTCAAGCTCTTTCCTTTCCTTTTCAGGAATTTTGTTATAGTTCTTTTCAACCTCTTCTTCAAAGCTCCTTCTAAATTTACCGAAGTTACCGTCTCCTCTCATAAAAATATGACCCATAGCTTTTTGAGCACCTTCTTTCCTTGCAAGGTAGGTATAGTAAACAAAACCTTTTACAGAAGTTTCCCCGTGAACAGGAAGAGGAACAAAAACAAGCTTTATCCCTTCTTTAAGGGATTTAGCAACCTTCCCAAAATTGTTGTAGCAAAACGGACAGTAAACATCCCATACTATGTAAACAACCTTATCCCCTTTTCCTATAGTATGTGGAATGTTTTTATCTTCAAGTTCCTTTACAATCTTTTTAAACCACGAAAGGTCGGTTTTATACATCTCTTCCTGTTTTTCAGGCTCTATAGGAGCTGCAAGAGGCATACCGTCCTTACTTTCTCCTGTAATTTCATAAATCTTAAAAGTCATAATTTTTCCTTTCCCATCTTTACCGGCCTCTTCTGTTGAAAGCCACACATAGCCGTAAACATATCTTGGACTTTTCTTATCTTTAAACTTAACCTTATACGCCCTTAAAGTAACTGTCTTATTTGTAGGTTCAACATCAACAAGCTCAAGATTTCGGCCAGCAGCATGACCAAACATCTTTTTCACAAGTTCAACATCCTCTTTTGTTGCCGAGCTTACCACATCCTTGGATGTTTTAGAGGATTGTGCACATGAAAATGACGTTGTTAAAGCAAGAACAGTTAAAAAGTAGAGATACTTCTTCATCGTTTTTCTCCTTCCTCAAGAATTAAAAAGGGGAGCTTAAAGCTCCCCTCTATCCAATTTAATCTTTGCCTGCGCGGCGGCAAGTCTTGCAATAGGAACCCTGAACGGAGAAGGACTAACATATTGAATACCCAATTTCTGGAAGAAATTAATGGATCTCGGATCTCCACCGTGCTCTCCACAAACACCTGTCTTCAGCTCAGGCCTTGTCTTTGTTCCCTTCTCTATAGCAATCTTTACAAGTTGACCAACTCCGTTTTCATCAATATGCATAAACGGATCACCTTTTAAAATACCTTCCTCAATATATGTGCCTATAAATCTTCCTGCATCATCCCTTGAAAGACCGAATGTCATCTGAGTAAGGTCATTTGTTCCAAAAGAGAAATACTCAGCATCTCTGGCAAGCTGGTCTGCAATAAGAGCCGCCCTTGGTATCTCTATCATCGTCCCAACCTGATAAGGGACTTCCACTCCCGTTTCAACGAAAACTTCAGCAGCGATTCTATCTATCATTTTTCTTAAAATAGACAGCTCTCTGTCATCAGCTATTAAAGGAAGCATAATTTCAGGCCTTACATCCACTCCTTCCTTTTTACACTGGCAGGCAGCTTCCATTATAGCCCTTACCTGCATCTCGTAGATTTCAGGATAAGCTATACCAAGCCTTGAACCTCTAAGACCGAGCATCGGGTTAACTTCATGAAGTTCTTCTGCCCTTCTCTTAATCTCTTCAACAGATATACCCATCTCTTTCGCCGTCTTTTCAAACTCCTCTTCTGTCTTAGGTAAAAACTCATGAAGAGGCGGATCAAGAAGCCTGATATTAACTGGAAGTCCATCCATTACTTCAAAGATAGCTTTAAAATCGCTCCTTTGCATAGGAAGAAGTTTTTTAAGGGCTTTTTCCCTTTCCTCTTTTGTTTTAGCAAGAATCATCTCTCTTACCACAGGAATTCTATCTTCATCAAAAAACATATGCTCTGTTCTACAGAGTCCTATCCCTTCAGCTCCAAACTTTCTACCCTGAAGAGCATCTTCAGGAGTGTCAGCATTTACCCTTATTCTTATACTTCTTATCTCATCAGCCCACTTCATAAGTTCTTCAAATTCACCTGAAATATCGGCAGGAATCGTTTTTATCTCTCCGTGGAATATCTCACCTGTAGAACCATCAATAGTTATAACATCACCCTTTTTAACAACAATATCTCCTACTCTAAACTCTTCTTTGTCATAATCAACAGTTATGGTTTCAGCACCAACTATACAGGTTTTACCCATACCCCTTGCAACCACTGCAGCATGAGAAGTCATACCACCCCTTGCAGTTAAAATACCTTCAGCAGCATGCATACCGTGTATATCTTCAGGAGAGGTTTCATGTCTCACAAGAATAACCCTTTTACCCTTTTCTTTCATCTCAACAGCTTCATCAGCAGAGAAAACAACAACACCAGAAACAGCACCAGGAGCTGCTGGGAGACCTTTAGTTATAAATCTTCCCTGCTCTATTGCCCTTTTCTTGTCCTCCTCATCAATCATAGGATGAAGAAGTTGATTGATGAGGGAAGGATCTATCCTAAGAAGTGCTTCTTCTTTTGTTATAAGACCTTCCTTCACAAGGTCAACAGCTATCTTTACGGCAGCTCTCGCAGTCCTTTTACCCGTTCGTGTTTGAAGCATGTAAAGTTTGCCGTTTTCTATGGTAAACTCTATATCCTGCATATCCTTATAGTGCTTTTCAAGAATTTCTCTAATCCTTTCAAGCTCCTTATAAACTTCAGGAAACTCCTCTTCAAGAGAAACCTGAGATTCATCTGTCTTTTGAGATTTCTTAAGAGGCTGTGGAGTCCTTATACCGGCTACAACATCTTCACCTTGAGCATTTTTAAGATATTCACCGTAAAACTCGTTTTCACCTGTTGATGGATTTCTTGTAAAGGCAACCCCTGTTCCTGAAGTTTCTCCAAGGTTCCCAAAAACCATTGCAACAATATTTACAGCAGTTCCATAATCTTCAGGAATCTTATTGATCTCCCTGTATTTTATAGCTCTTGGATTGTTCCATGACTCAAAAACAGCTCTAACAGCCATCTCAAGCTGCCTGTAAGGATCCTGAGGAAACTCCTGTCCCGTTTCTTCCTTAACCATCTTTTTATATCTATCTACTATCTCTTTAAAATCTTCGGCAGTCAGATCTATATCCTCTTTAGCCCCAATTTCTTTTTTCTTACCTTCAAGAATCTCTTCAAACTTCTCATGTGGGATACCCATAACAACGTTTCCAAACATCTGAATAAAGCGCCTGTATGAATCCCATGCAAATCTTTCATTCCCTGTGCTTTTTGCTAACCCTTCCACCGACTCATCATTTAGACCAAGATTGAGAATCGTATCCATCATTCCAGGCATTGACACAGGAGCACCAGAACGAACAGCAACAAGAAGAGGCATCTCCTTATCACCAAACTTTCTTCCAACAACCTTCTCAATCTTCTTCATCCCTTCTAAAACTTCAT
It includes:
- a CDS encoding DsbA family protein; this encodes MKKYLYFLTVLALTTSFSCAQSSKTSKDVVSSATKEDVELVKKMFGHAAGRNLELVDVEPTNKTVTLRAYKVKFKDKKSPRYVYGYVWLSTEEAGKDGKGKIMTFKIYEITGESKDGMPLAAPIEPEKQEEMYKTDLSWFKKIVKELEDKNIPHTIGKGDKVVYIVWDVYCPFCYNNFGKVAKSLKEGIKLVFVPLPVHGETSVKGFVYYTYLARKEGAQKAMGHIFMRGDGNFGKFRRSFEEEVEKNYNKIPEKERKELEKFYRDIRAQLVKKGINATPTIVYIPPTEKDKGYIHRGFIQFDKLFELK
- a CDS encoding metal ABC transporter ATP-binding protein → MHRWGITLENLAIGYKGKPLLKGLSLFMDEGEFWVVVGPNGAGKSTLLKTILGIVPPVEGKVYIHGIDCTFHVGCDEKKFISYVPQLESYSKIFPATALDVVLSGLFMKKKRLEKITDKDVARAVEWLEFFDMAHLKNTPFKNLSGGQQRKVLIARALISSPHYLFLDEPTTGVDIKSARRLINAINFLHKNNRIGICMVTHDLNFVWNYVEKVLVLGNGKFVAGNKDSIINEDILSEIYGVKIKILETPAGPVFLTGDKHY
- the ppdK gene encoding pyruvate, phosphate dikinase translates to MVKRVYFFGGGKAEGTASMKNLLGGKGANLAEMTNLGLPVPPGITITTEVCKEYFNLGHQFPEGLWDEVLEGMKKIEKVVGRKFGDKEMPLLVAVRSGAPVSMPGMMDTILNLGLNDESVEGLAKSTGNERFAWDSYRRFIQMFGNVVMGIPHEKFEEILEGKKKEIGAKEDIDLTAEDFKEIVDRYKKMVKEETGQEFPQDPYRQLEMAVRAVFESWNNPRAIKYREINKIPEDYGTAVNIVAMVFGNLGETSGTGVAFTRNPSTGENEFYGEYLKNAQGEDVVAGIRTPQPLKKSQKTDESQVSLEEEFPEVYKELERIREILEKHYKDMQDIEFTIENGKLYMLQTRTGKRTARAAVKIAVDLVKEGLITKEEALLRIDPSLINQLLHPMIDEEDKKRAIEQGRFITKGLPAAPGAVSGVVVFSADEAVEMKEKGKRVILVRHETSPEDIHGMHAAEGILTARGGMTSHAAVVARGMGKTCIVGAETITVDYDKEEFRVGDIVVKKGDVITIDGSTGEIFHGEIKTIPADISGEFEELMKWADEIRSIRIRVNADTPEDALQGRKFGAEGIGLCRTEHMFFDEDRIPVVREMILAKTKEEREKALKKLLPMQRSDFKAIFEVMDGLPVNIRLLDPPLHEFLPKTEEEFEKTAKEMGISVEEIKRRAEELHEVNPMLGLRGSRLGIAYPEIYEMQVRAIMEAACQCKKEGVDVRPEIMLPLIADDRELSILRKMIDRIAAEVFVETGVEVPYQVGTMIEIPRAALIADQLARDAEYFSFGTNDLTQMTFGLSRDDAGRFIGTYIEEGILKGDPFMHIDENGVGQLVKIAIEKGTKTRPELKTGVCGEHGGDPRSINFFQKLGIQYVSPSPFRVPIARLAAAQAKIKLDRGEL